The following nucleotide sequence is from Trifolium pratense cultivar HEN17-A07 linkage group LG2, ARS_RC_1.1, whole genome shotgun sequence.
CCGCCACACATGAACATCAACAGGAATAGCATGGTGTTGATCAAGCGAGTATAGAGCTATACAAGCCGCAACTTTAGGACCCACTCCAGGTAACTTTGAAAGTTCAGATATAACATCTCGAAGCTCCAATTTTCGAAGAGAACGAAGCCATTCTTCCCCACCTTCAGGTTTCGATTGCAAAGCATTTACCGTGCCAACTATATACTTAGCCCTGTCAAGGAAAAAAACACACATTTACATTCactctatgaagcacggacactcttCAGATTAGGGTGTCCCGGTGTCAGACACAAATCGACACAACACGGATTACATTGACTTATGTCATTTTCTCGAAGGAAAATGCTGAGTATTACGAATCCAACTTAAATGAAACCAAGGAAATACACTATGGTTAATTTGATATCACCATTTTGTCcatcttttattttctatttcatcGAACTACCCATGTTTGGTTGGTTAGTTAGTCTATACTCTCCACCAATTTCGTGAGATAAAATGCCCTACTATATATCATAGCTATTTCTCAAATTATCACTAGTGTCGAAGTGTCAGTGTGTTGTGTCCGGTATTCGTGTCTGTTTGTGTTTGATAGCATTCACATTCACATGAAACTAAACTAATAGCAGTTATTATAGTTATCAAATGAACCGAACCTAACCTGTAACCAAAACCAGCATTTCTGAGTTGTTGCTCGGAGACCAATGAAAGCTGTTGAAGAGTTGGGAAAGCATGGAAATCAAAACCTTCAACATGACCTAAGAAATTCCCAAGAGACGAAACATATTCAACCATTTTAGTGATTCTACTAATATGATTATTAGAAGAACACATGAACTGAATCAAGCATTCAAAAGGATCTTGTCTCAAAACCCTAGCACCACTCAAATGTTGCGCCAGTTCCGCAAATCGTTCATCAGAAGCCGAGAAAACCTTCCACGTGTCAGCCAGAGAAACGTCCGCGTTCAAGAAATCAAGCAATGCCGATTTGGCATCGTCGTTGGATTGGGATTGGGAGTGAAGGGAGTAACATACGTCGCCGTTTTGAAGTTGTTTTAGGGATACGAGGTGGGGCCCGACGACGCCAGTGTATTGAGAAGGAGCGGTGTTTTTCCAACGGAAGGTTTGGCCGGTGGGGAATGTGAGGGGTAGTGAGAGTTCTTGTCGGGTTATGTTTAGAGGGATCCATACCCGTGATTTAGAGACGTTGGTGGAGtggcgggtttgggtttggggtgTTGGAGGGGTTGATGGTGGAGGAGGCAGCGATTTGGGGGATCTTTTTCTCTTCATAATTGTTCTTACTTGGGTGGTAGCAAGATTC
It contains:
- the LOC123907918 gene encoding N-glycosylase/DNA lyase OGG1 isoform X2 encodes the protein MNSLNLATTQVRTIMKRKRSPKSLPPPPSTPPTPQTQTRHSTNVSKSRVWIPLNITRQELSLPLTFPTGQTFRWKNTAPSQYTGVVGPHLVSLKQLQNGDVCYSLHSQSQSNDDAKSALLDFLNADVSLADTWKVFSASDERFAELAQHLSGARVLRQDPFECLIQFMCSSNNHISRITKMVEYVSSLGNFLGHVEGFDFHAFPTLQQLSLVSEQQLRNAGFGYRAKYIVGTVNALQSKPEGGEEWLRSLRKLELRDVISELSKLPGVGPKVAACIALYSLDQHHAIPVDVHVWRIAQKYLLPELAGSKLTLKLCNRVAEAFVTKYGKYAGWAQAVLFIAELPSQKALLPSHLKTTKQQTPTKRENREEAGSSTMHIVTCSFPNLQSWLTEVDNEISVEDMGQTEVVNELLAETVVVADMEDKLLPD
- the LOC123907918 gene encoding N-glycosylase/DNA lyase OGG1 isoform X1, giving the protein MNSLNLATTQVRTIMKRKRSPKSLPPPPSTPPTPQTQTRHSTNVSKSRVWIPLNITRQELSLPLTFPTGQTFRWKNTAPSQYTGVVGPHLVSLKQLQNGDVCYSLHSQSQSNDDAKSALLDFLNADVSLADTWKVFSASDERFAELAQHLSGARVLRQDPFECLIQFMCSSNNHISRITKMVEYVSSLGNFLGHVEGFDFHAFPTLQQLSLVSEQQLRNAGFGYRAKYIVGTVNALQSKPEGGEEWLRSLRKLELRDVISELSKLPGVGPKVAACIALYSLDQHHAIPVDVHVWRIAQKYLLPELAGSKLTLKLCNRVAEAFVTKYGKYAGWAQAVLFIAELPSQKALLPSHLKTTKQQTPTKRENREEAE